A stretch of DNA from Hoeflea ulvae:
GGCGGGCGGGCTGTTTGCCTTCACCATCAGCTTCGACGACATCACCGGAACACTGTTCTGGAAGCCGGGCGGTATCGAAACCGTGCCGACGCAGATCTTCTCGATGCTTCGCAATTCGATCTCTCCCGAGATCAACGCTCTCGGCACGGTGATCATCGTGCTGACGGTCGGGCTGCCGCTTATCGGGGTAGCCGTGGCTCGAATACTCGCAACAAGAAGCGGCGCATGAACCGCCCAGGGTCCACAAACCAAGATGGAGAACACACATGGATGATACCAAACGTTACGAGCGGCTGCGCGAGAGATTCCAGAACGGCGACATCAGCCGCCGCAGGTTTTTCGGCCTTCTCGGCGCTGCAGGCGCTGCCTATGGCCTGCAGATGCCCTTTGCCCGCCAGGCGCTGGCAGCCGGTGATGTCACCCAGGTCCGTTTTGACGGCTGGGGCGGCGTTGTCTCGGAAGCCTTCCGCAAACACGCCTTCGATCCCTATACAGAAAAGACCGGCATCAAGGTCATCGACGGCACATTTCCGGGCGGCGATGAATATCTCGCCCTGGTGCGCGCCAGCCAGCCGGGCGAATACAACATCGCCCACCTGTCGGGCGTGTTCGATTACGCCCGCTATGCAAGCTTTGATCTCACCAGCGAACTCAACCTCGCCAATATCCCCAACATGGCCAATGTCATGCCGGCGCTGATGAACGCCTTCAAGTCGATCACCCCGGACAGTCTCTCGGCCGCCCCGTACGATTACGGCACCACGGGGCTCGCCTATAATCGCAAGCACATCAGCGATGAGGAGATGAAGGAAAAGGGCGCATCGATCCTCATCGACGAGAAGTACAAGGGCAAGATCGGCGGCTGGAGCGACTGGCGCACAAGGATGTGGTACGCGGCGCTGCAGACCGGACAGGATCCCAACAACATCGAGGATACGGAAGCCGCCTGGGATGCCGTGCGCAAGCACCGCGACCTGGCGCTCAAATACTGGGCGTCCGGCGCCGAGCTGATGAGCCTGATGGCCGAGGAAGAGATCTACGTCACCGAAGGCTGGTCCGGCCGCATCTATGCGCTGCAGGAGCAGGGCCACGACATCGGCTATTACGATCCGCCGAGCAGCTTCGGCTGGCAGGAATGCCTGTTCGTGCTGCGTGGCAGCCCGATGGCCGCCTGCGAGGAACTGCTCAACTTCATGCTCGACAAGGATACCTCGATTGCGGTCGCCGAAGGCCAGAGCTATCCGCCTGCGCTCGACCCGACCAAGGTCGATCTCGGCGCCAAGATCCCGAAACTGCCGGCATTCGACGCCACCGGCACGCTTTCCGGCCTGACTTTTGCCGATCCGGGCTACTGGAACGGCAATGAAGCGGAATGGTCGAAGGAATTCGGCCGCGTCCAGAAGGGCTACTAGGCCCGGCGCCGGCCCCATCACCATGGCGGGGCCGGACCTTTTTCCAACCGGAGGCACGAGAGCGTGAGCGCAGTTTCCCTGACCCAAATCGTCAAGCGCTTTGGGGACTTCACCGCGGTGCACCCGATGTCGCTTGATATCGAGGAAGGCAGTTTCGTCACCCTGCTGGGGCCGTCGGGCTGCGGCAAGACGACGACCCTGCGCATGATCGCCGGCCTGCTCGATCCCACCGAGGGCGAAATCGCCATCAAGGGCAGGCGGGTCAATGATGTGCCGATCCACAAGCGCAATCTTGGCCTGGTGTTCCAGAACTACGCCCTGTTTCCGCACAAGACGGTGGCCGAAAACGTCGCCTTTGGCCTCAATTACCGCAATGTCGGCAAGGAGGATGCCAAGCGCAAGGTGGCTGAAGCCCTGGATCTGGTGCAATTGCCCGATCTCGGCGCCCGCTACCCCAAGGAGCTTTCCGGCGGCCAGCAACAGCGCATCGCGCTGGCCCGCGCCATTGTCATCGAGCCGGACGTGCTTCTGCTCGACGAGCCGCTGTCGGCGCTTGATGCCAATCTGCGCGAGGACATGCGGGTCGAACTCAAGCGCATCCAGCAGCGCATCGGCGTGACGACGGTGTTTGTCACCCATGACCAGACCGAAGCGCTGGCGATGTCGGACCAGATCATCGTCATGTCGAAAGGCCGGGTCGAACAGGTCGGTGCGCCCGAAGAGGTCTACAATTCGCCCGCGACCGAGTTTGTTGCCCAGTTCCTCGGCGCCTCCAATCTGCTGACGGCGCAGTGCACCAGTGTCCTGGGCAGTGAAATGACTTTGGAACTTTCGGGCTTTCCGCCCTTGGTGATCCCGCGCAGCCGCGCGCGTGACAGTCTGGGAACCGGCCCGGTGCGGCTGGTCATCCGTGCCGAAAAACTGCACCTGATGCCCGCCGATGCCGCCGCCGATGGCCGTATCTCGGTCGAGGCCATGGTGGAGAATGTCGACTATCAGGGCCAGTCGGCCCGCTATTTCCTCCGCGTCGGCAAGCACCAGCTGCAGGCGATCAACATGATCGAGGATCATCCCTTTTCAGCCGGCGCCACGGTGTCCTTGCGGTTCCGCGCCGGGGATTGCGCCGCGCTGCCGGTGGAGCGGGCGTCCTGATGTCCGCGCGCCCCCCGATCAGCCGGCACCCCGGCCCGGTTCCGGCCACCATCACGGTCGCCGCGGCAGCGGTCTGACAGGATCAAGCATGTCCAAAATCATCATTTCCTGCGCCATAACCGGCTCTATTCACACGCCGTCAATGTCGCCTTTTCTGCCGGTCACCGCGGCGCAGATCACCGAGCAGGCCATTGCCGCGGCCGAGGCCGGGGCGGCGATCCTGCATCTGCATGCCCGCGATCCGGACAATGGCCGGCCATCGGCGCGGGTCGAGCACTACATGGGGTTTTTGCCGGCCATCAAGGCCGAGACCGATGCGGTGGTGAACCTGACCACCGGCGGCAGCGCGGTGATGACGATCGAGGACCGCCTTGCCGGTCCCCTGGCCGCCGCGCCGGAGATGTGCTCGCTCAACATGGGCACGATGAATTTCGCACTCTATCCGATGCTGGCCAAGCGCACCGAATGGCTGCACGACTGGGAAGAGCCGTTTTTGCGCAATTCCGACGACCTGGTGTTCAAGAACACCCCGCGCGACATCGAACGTGTTCTCACGCTGATGGGGCAGGAGCGCGGCGCCCGCTTCGAGTTCGAGTGCTATGATGTCGGCCATCTCCATATGCTGAAGCATTTCGTCGATCGCGGCCTGATTGCAGCGCCGATCTTCATCCAGTTCGTCATGGGAGTGCTCGGCGGCATTGCAGCCGACCCAAGCCATCTGGCGCATCTCAAGCAGACAGCCGACAGTTTGTTTGGCGACGACTACACCTTCTCGGTGCTTGCCGCCGGCCGCCAGCAGATGGCGATGGCAAGGCGCGGCGCCGAAATGGGCGGCCATGTCCGGGTGGGGCTGGAGGACAATCTCTACATCGCCCATGGACAACTGGCCAAATCCAATGCCGAACAGGTGGAACTGGTGCGCGGCATCGTCGAAGATATCGGCCGTGTGGTGGCGACACCGGATGAGGCCCGCGCCATGCTCGGGCTCAAGGGCAGGCAGGGAGTGGCGTTTTGAAAACCCGGAAGATCAGCATCCGCAAGGCGGTGGTCGAGGATGCCGCAGCGGTCAATCAGGCGCTGGCGCAATTGTCCGCCGACATGGGCGACGAGCATTGCGCCACGGATGCCGATATCGCCCGCTTCGGCTTCGGCAAATCGCCGGTGTTTCAAACTCTGCTGGCTGAAACCGAAGACGGCGCCGTCGTCGGCGTGGCGGCCTATTCGCCGTTTTTCTCCACCGCTCTGGGCGCAGTGGGCGTCTATGTCTCCGATCTCTGGGTCGCGCAGTCGGTGCGCGGACAGCAGCTCGGCGTCCGGCTTCTCGCGGCCGTCCGCGATGCCGGGGCCGCGGAGTGGGACGCCGGCTTCATCCGGCTCAATGTCTATCATTCCAATCCCCGGGCGCGCAGCTTTTACGAGCGCCTGGGCTTCGTGGCCTATTCGGAAACACAGTACATGACACTGGCAGGTGAGGCCGTGAAATCCTTGGGAGACCCATCATGAAGGCCTTTTTTGACGAGCGCCAGCGCGCGCATGATCCGAAACATTTCATGGCCAATGGGCGGGTTTCAGCCAATCCGGAACAGCCGCAGCGCATCGCCGAATTGAGCCGTGGCGCAAGCGCCGCCAATTGCAATCTGATCGCGCCCACAGACCATGGGTTGGGCCCGATCGCCGAAATCCACTCGCCCGAATATCTGACCTTTCTCGAAACCATTCACAGCCGCTGGATCCGCACCGAGGGCGCCTCGGATGAGGTGATCCCCAATATCCACCCCGACCGGCGCACCGCCAGCTATCCGAAATCCGCCTCCGGCCAGGCCGGCTTTCATCAGGCCGACACCTCCTGTCCGATCGCCGCCGGCACCTGGCAATCGGCCTATTGGTCGGCGCAAACCGCATTGAGCGCCGCCGACAGCGTGCTTGCCGGTGAAGCCGCGGCCTATGCCCTGTGCCGCCCTCCGGGCCACCATGCCTTTGGCGATCTGGCCGGCGGGTTCTGCTTTCTCAACAATTCCGCCATTGCCGCCCAGGCGTTGCTGCGGGCCGGCCGGCGTCCGGCGATCCTCGATGTCGATGTGCATCACGGCAATGGCACGCAAGGCATTTTCTATCAGTGCAAGGATGTGCTGACGGTGTCGCTGCATGCCGACCCGGCACGGTTTTATCCGTTCTTCTGGGGCCATGCCGAAGAACGCGGTGAGGGCGAGGGGCGGGGATACAATCTCAACCTGCCGCTGCCGCGGGGCACCGATGATGAGAACTATCTGGCAGCACTGGATGTGGCCCTGAACCGGATCCGCAGTTTCGGCGCCGATGTGCTGGTGCTGGCGCTGGGACTCGACGCCCACGAGAACGATCCGTTCCACGGATTCAGCATCACGACACCCGGCTTTGCCAGAATTGCCGGGGCAATATCCGGACTGGACCTTCCAGCGGTGATCGTGCAGGAAGGCGGATACCTGTCCGCCGATCTCGGCGACAACCTGACCAGTTTTCTCAACGGATACGGAAAATAATGCCCTCACAATCGGACATTCTGGTGATCGGCGCAGGCATCGCCGGCATCAGTGCTGCGGCGCGTTTGGCGCCCGACGCGAAGGTCACCGTTCTCGAAGCCGAACCGGTGATCGGCCATCACTCCACCGGACGTTCGGCGGCGGTCTTCATCCGCAATTATGGCAACACGGTCCTGCGCGCGCTCAACGCCGCATCGGCGCCGTTCCTGGCCGCGCCCGGTGATGTCTCGGAATCGAGCCTGCTGTCACCGCGGGGCGAGATGCTGGTGGCCACCGACGACGACATGGCGCTGTTCGACGCCTATCTCGACGGCAGCGAAGGCATCGAACGCCTGTCGGCGCAACAGGCGCTGGAACTGGTGCCGATCCTCAGGGGCGAGGCGATTGCGGCTGCCGCGATCGAATGGGATGCACAGGACATCGATGTCGACCGCATGCTGCAGGGCTTTGCCCGCAAGCTGCGCCGCCACCGCGGCCAGGTCATCACCGGCGCGCCGGTGCAATCTGTGTCCCGCCAGAACGGCATCTGGACCGTGGTCACGCCGGCGGGAGAGTTCTCCGCGCCTATCGTCATCAATGCCGCCGGCGGCTGGGCCGATTCGCTGGCCGAAATGGCCGGTGTCCGCCCTGTCGGTCTGCGGCCGCTGCGCCGCTCGGCAGCCCTCATCCCTGCGCCCGAAGGCCACGACATCACCCGCTGGCCTCTGTTCGCCAATGCTGGAGACAAATGGTACGCCAAGCCCGAGGCAGGCAAGCTGATGATCTCTCCGGCCGAGGAAGATCCGGTCGAGCCGCATGATGTCTGGGCCGACGACATGGTGATCGCCGAAGGGCTGCACCGGTTCGAACAGGCGGTAACCATTCCGGTGACGCGGGTCGAGCATTCCTGGGCCGGGATGCGGACATTCGCCCCCGACCGCTCTCCGGTGGTCGGCTTTGCAGCCGATGCAGACGGTTTCTTCTGGCTGGCCGGGCAGGGCGGCTACGGCATGCAGACCGCGCCGGCGCTGTCGCAATTGGCAGCCGATTTGTGCCTGGGGCGTCTGTCGCCGCTGGGCCATGCCGTGGTAGATGCGCTGAGCCCGCGACGCGCGGCACTGAATTCTCAACAAGGACACAAGACATGAGTGATATCAAACGCATTGAAACCGGCCCGCGCATGAGCCAGGCCGTTGTCCATGGCGGCGTCGTCTATCTCGCCGGCCAGGTCGGCGCCGCCGGCGCCAGCGTCACCCAGCAGACCCAGGAAATCCTCGCCAATGTCGATCGCCTGCTGGCGGAAGTCGGGTCCGACAAGACGAAGATCCTGCAGACCACCATCTGGATGTCCTCGATGGATGATTTCGCCGAGATGAATGCTGTCTGGGATGCCTGGGTGCCGCAGGGCCACACACCTGCGCGCGCTGCCGGAGAATCGAAACTGGCGACACCGGACTACAAGGTCGAAATCCTCTGCATCGCTGCCGTTTGAGCCCGATGCCTGACAGGATCTGATCGGTCTCAGTTCCACACACTACGCAATGGAAACGGCCCGTCGCTGCTGCGGCGGGCCGTTATCACTCGCCTGTGGCACCGTGATTGTGCGATAAGTCCGCATCTTGCCACGAAAGCGATTCCATGCCGCAGTCCAGTACCCGTATCGAGCCCAGCTTCGACCGCAAGGCGGCGCAAGACCCGCTTGCCCTGCTCAAGCAGGTCTATGGCTATTCGGCGTTTCGCGGCAAACAGGCGGCTGTGGTTGACCAGGTGATCTCGGGAGGCGACGCGGTGGTTCTGTTTCCCACCGGCGCGGGCAAGTCGCTGTGCTTCCAGATCCCGGCGCTGTGCCGCGAAGGCGTCGGCATTGTCGTCTCGCCTTTGATAGCGCTGATGCGCGACCAGGTCGAAGCGCTCAAGCAATTGGGTGTGCGCGCCGCAGCGCTGAATTCCTCGCTCACCCGCGAGGAATTCATGGATGTGCGCAGCGCCATCGCCAGCAACGAGCTCGATCTTCTTTATGTGACCCCGGAGCGGATCGTCACCTCGGGCTTCAAGGACATGATCGGCAATGCGAAGATCGCGCTGTTTGCCATCGACGAAGCCCATTGCGTCTCGCAATGGGGGCATGATTTCCGCCCCGAATACCGTGAGCTCGGCCATCTCGGCGAGGCCTATCCCGGCGTGCCGCGCATGGCGCTGACGGCGACTGCCGATCCGCATACCCGCGAAGATATCATCGACAAGCTGGCGCTGCGCTCGGCGGAGGTCTTCACCACCTCCTTCGACCGCCCCAACATCGCCTATGAGATCGTCGGCCGGGACCAGCCGCGCCAGCAATTGCTGCGCTTTCTTGGCCGCCACAAGGGTTCGAGTGGCATCGTCTATTGCCTGTCGCGCGCCAAGGTCGATGACACCGCCGAATGGCTCAACAAGCAGGGCATAAGGGCCAAGGCCTATCATGCCGGCATGGATCGCGGCATGCGCGATGCCCATCAGGATGCCTTCCTCAAGGAAGAGGGGCTTTGCCTGGTTGCCACCGTCGCCTTCGGCATGGGCATCGACAAGCCGAATGTGCGCTATGTCGCCCATCTCGATCTGCCCGGCTCCGTCGAGGCCTATTACCAGGAGACCGGGCGCGCCGGCCGCGACGGGCTGCCGTCGGATGCCTGGATGGCCTATGGCATGGCCGATGTCATCCAGCGCGGGCGGATGATCGACAGCGGCGGCTCGGGCGACGACATCAAGCGGGTCGAGCGCGCCAAGCTCAATGCGCTGCTCGGCATCTGCGAAACCGCCGGTTGCCGCCGGCAGGCAATCCTGTCCCATTTCGGCGAGGCGCATCCGGGCAATTGCGGCAATTGCGACACCTGTCTCAAGCCGGTCGAGACCTGGGACGGCACCGACGCGGCCATCAAGGCGCTTGCGGCCGTCTACCGCACCGGCGAGCGTTTCGGCACCGGCCATCTCATCGACGTGCTGCTCGGCAACGAGAACGACAAGACCACCCGTTTCGGCCATGTCGACATGCCTGTGTTCGGAGCCGGCAAGGAAATTCCTGCAAAAACCTGGCAGTCGGTCTACCGGCAACTGCTCGCCGCCGGACTGGTCAGCGTCGATCACCAGGCCTTTGGCGCACTGAAACTGGAAGAGGCGGCCCGCGCCGTGTTCAAGCGCGAACGCGAAATGCGGTTTCGCAAGGATCCTCCGGTGTCGGGCAAATCCGCCCGCGGCGCGTCGCCAAGTTCCGCCAGCGCCAAATCCGCGCTGGAAGAGGCCGATATCGAGCTGTTCGAAGCCTTGCGCGCCGCCCGTATGACGATCGCCAAGGAATTGTCGGTGCCACCCTATGTGGTGTTTCCCGACACCACACTGGTGGCATTTGCCACCGACCGTCCGTCGGACCACGAGGAAATGCTCGGCGTCTCCGGCGTCGGCCAGTCAAAGCTGGAACGCTATGGCGATGCCTTCCTGAAGGTCATCCTTGCGCATCAGCGCTAGAACCGGTCATGTGACGCCAGGTTCATGACTGCCTGAACCCGGCAGGCGCACCCGTCAACCCTGTTTCGGTCAATAGAACTTGACCCGCAGCCGCGACAGGCCGAAGGACATAAGCCTGAGATCATCCTTCCGGACATTGGGCCGGGCTGTTTCAAGGCTGTCCCCGAATGGCAAAACCGGAACTTGCGGCGACCCGCTATTATGCCCTGGCGTTTCTGGCGCCGGCGGTCACCATCACCTATCTGCCGATCTGGCTCAATGAGCGCGGCATCTCTGACGCCGGCATCGGCGTGATCAACACGCTGCCGATGGCCGGCATGCTGTTGTTCTCGGTCTTTGTCGGTCGGCTTGCCGACCGCGCCTCGGACTGGAAACAGGCGATCATGCTCGGCACCGGCCTGGCCGCGGTGTGTTCGCTGCTTCTGGGCCTGGCTGAAGGGTTCTGGATGATCCTGCTGGTCTGGACCATAGCCGTTCTGCCGGCCGGGCTGGTCAGTCCGGTGGCGGATGCCGCGACGCTGCGGCTGTCGATGCGCCTCGGATTCTCCTTCGGCACCACCCGCGCCTGGGGCACGGTCGGCTTCTTGCTGATGTGCTTTGCCACCGGCTATCTTATCCTCTGGTTCGGCGCGTCCTCCTTTGTCTGGCTGTTTGCGATTGCCTGCGGAATGCGGTTCTGGGCGGCCACCGGCCTGCCGAAACTGCGCGATGCCGAGCGTCCGCGCACGATGCCGGAGGGCAGGCTGCTCTCACGCGAGGTGATGGCGGCGTTTCAGCCCTGGGTTCTGCTGCCGGTGATCGCCGGCGCCATCCTGTTTGCCAATCACATGGTCATGAACGCATTTTCCTCGCTGGTGTGGAAACAGCAGGGCCTCTCCGAACCGGTGATCGGGGTCCTGATCGCACTGGGCGCGGCCGCCGAGGCCGCCACCATGTTTGCCTGGAAGCGGATCAACACCCGCTTTCCCGCCCGTGTGCTGATTCTGATTGCCGGCGTTGTGGCGATCGCCCGCTGGATCGGCATGACCCAGTCGCCGCCGCTGGCCGTCATCGTGCTGATGCAGCTCGGCCAGGCGGTCACCTTCACCTTCGCCTATCTCGGCTGCCTCTATTTCATCAACAAGCGCACCAGCGAAGACATCTCGGCCGAGGCGCAGAGCCTGTTCGGCGTCATGATGCAGGGATTTTCCATTCTCGTCGTCGCCGGCTTCGGCGTGGCCTTCGGCATGATCGGCGTCAACGCCTTCTGGATCTGTGTGGCGCTCTCGGTGCTGGCGATCGCCATGGTGCAAGTCTCGCTCAGAATGCGCGGGCCCGATCCGAGCGACTGAAACCGCGGGACCGATACCGGCCGGCGTCAGAAAACCAGTTCGGGATAGCGCTCGGCATAGATCCGGAACCAGGGCGTGAACCGGTGCGGATGGCTGGCGATCTCGGCGTGAAGCTGATCACGGCTGATCCAGCGCGTGGCCTCGACCTCGTCGGGGTTGGGCGTGACGGCAAGACTCATCCGGTCTGCGGTGCCGACATACATCGTTACCTTCTCGTGCTCATGCAGCCCGCTGCCGACATCGGCGGAATATTCGACCACGCGGCGCTCCGACAGCGCAACGCTGAAGCCGAGTTCCTCGCGCAGACGCCGCCGGGCGCAAGATTCTCCGGTCTCGTTCCAGTGCGGATGGGTGCAGCAGGTGTTCGCCCACAGCCCGCCGCTGTGATATTTGGAGCCGGCGCGTTGCTGGATCAGCAGGTGTTCGCCATCGAAGACGAAGATCGACACGGCAAGATGAAACAGCTTTTCGGCATGGGCCTGGAGTTTTTCGACCGGGTAGAGCGAACCGTCTGCGGCAATGGCGGGTATCAGTGTCGGCTGCACATCCGTGCTCCTGTCTCGTGGCGTCGGGGCGCAGTCGTTCCAGCGGCCTGGCCGGCTGGCTGCTGCACCTGCCACACCGGCGGGCGCTTGCCAATGGCTGTTGACGTGTAAATGGTGCGCCGCGGTCCACAGCAAGCGGACTGGTGTTTTGGCGACCCGCACGGCGCTGCCAAAGCGCGGCGATGTGCCTGATCCCGATGCAAAATCGGCTTTGACAAAATTCAATTCTGTCTAAATGGTAAGGTGCATTCGCCAGACAACGCGCTATGTTTCCAGCATGCAACCTGCATTTGCCGCTGATGCAGCCGGCATGTTCGGTCCGGATCCTGGTCGTGCCGGCGAGACGCGTCATGTGCCGTTTTCGTCCGCGCCTATCTGAAAGATGAGAATTTGAAACTCTGGAAACAATTGCTGCTCTCCCTGCTGCTGCTCGCCGTCGCTTTTGTCGGCTGGTCCTGGCTTTACCCCGGATCCCATGACGTGCTCGCCCGCAACGGGCTCGAGCGCATTTCACTCTTCGCACCGGCGGAGGGTGAGGCCAAGAGCAATGCGGCCGCCGCGCCGGGCGCTGCCGGGCGGGGCAGGGGCCGTGGCCCGCGTGAGGCGCTGGTGATCGTGGCGCCGGTCGGCGAGGGCCTGGTCAATGACAAGCTGACCTCGATCGGCACCGGTCAGGCGGTCCGTTCGGTCTCGGTGAAGACCCTCGTGGCCGGCCAGATCGCCGAAATCCCGGTGCGCCCGGGCGGCAAGGTCGAACGCGGTGACGTGCTGATCCGGCTTGATGCCGCCGAGGAAGAACTGGCGGTCGAACGCGCCAGGCTGACGGTCAATGACGCCAAGGCCAAGGTTGACCGGCTGCAGAGCCTGGTGGCAAGCCGCGCCGCCTCCAGTGTCGAGGCCGATCAGGCGCAAAACGCCTTTGAGGCAGCCCAGGTTGCGCTCAAGGAAGCCGAGCTCGATCTGTCGCGCCGCACCGTGACCGCACCGATCAGCGGCTCGCTCGGCATTCTGGCGGTCAATATCGGCGATTATGTCACCAGCCAGAGCGAAATCGCCAGCATTGATGACCGCAGCGAGATCCTGATCGAATTCTTCGTCCCCGAACGTTTCACCTCGGGCATGCAGGTCGGCAAGCAGGTCACGGCGGTGGCGATTTCCCGCCCGGGAGAAGTCTTCGAAGGCGAGATCTTCGCCGTCGACAACCGCGTCGACCAGGCCAGCCGCACCCTGCGTGTGCGCGCCCGCATCGCCAATAGCGATGACAGCCTGCGCGCCGGCATGTCGTTCGAAGTCACTGTCGGCTTCGAGGGAGAACGCTGGCCCGCCGTCGATCCGCTGGCGATCCAGTGGGATTCCACCGGCTCCTATGTCTGGCGCGTTCAGGACAGTGAAGCCAGCCGGGTCAATGTCACCATCATACAGCGCAATGCCGAAACCGTTCTGGTCAGGGCGGATCTCGCTGCCGGCGACGAGGTGGTCACCGAAGGCGTCCAGAGCGTGCGTCCCGGCGCCGAAGTGCGCGTGGTTGGCGGTTCGGCCAGGCCCGGCGCCGGCCAGGAACCGACCGCCCAACGCATGGCGCCTGACACAACAAAGGCCGGAGATGGCGCATGACGGAGCGCGACGAAACCCCTCTCGACCAGTCTGAAGCCAACGGCGCGATGGAAACCGGTGGCGGCACGGCGCTGATGGTGCGCCGGCCGGTGCTGGCCATGGTGATCAGCCTGCTGATCGTGGTCGCCGGACTGGCCGGTCTCTACGGAGCCGAAATCCGTGAACTCCCCGATGTCGACCGTCCGGTGATCACCGTGACGACGGACTTTTCAGGCGCCGCGCCTGAAACCGTCGACCGCGAATTGACTGCAGTTGTCGAAGGCGCGGTGGCGCGTGTCTCCGGCGTTGCCTCGATGTCGTCGACCTCGACGCTTGGGCGCAGCCGGGTGACTATCGAGTTCACCGAAAGCACCGATCTCAATGTCGCAGCCTCCGATGTCAGGGATTCGCTCGGTCGCGTGACCAACAACATGCCCGACGGCGCCGATGATCCCCGCATCGTCAAGGCCGACGCCAATTCCGATCCGGTCATGCGTCTGGCGGTGACCTCGGATCGCTATGATGTCCAGGACATGACCATCCTGGTCGAGGACCTTGTGGTCGACCGGCTGGCGGCCGTCCCAGGTGTCGCCGACGTCAATGTCTATGGCGACCGGGAGAAGGTCTTCCGTGTCGATATCGACCCCTCGCGGCTGGCAGCCTTCGGGCTGACCCTTGCCGATCTTCGCAGCGCGCTGAGCAATGTGGCGCTGGATGTGCCGGCGGGTTCTCTGACGGCAAGGACATCCGACATCGTGGTTCGCGCCACGGCGGATGTCACCACGCCCGAAGGCTTTGAAAATCTCTACATCAATGACCGGGTGAAATTCCGCGATGTCGCCACCGTGACGCTGGGCGCCAATCCGGGGGAATCCTCGTTGCGCGCCAATGGCCGCACCGGCATCGGCATCGGCATCATCCGCCAGGCCGCCTCCAACACCCTGGAAATCTCGCAAGGGGTCAAGACTGCCATCGGCGGCATTCAGGCCATTCTGCCCGAAGGCGTCGATATCCGGGTGACCAGTGATGACGCCACCTTCATCAGCGGCGCGATCGACGAAGTGCGCTCGACGCTGATCCTGGCAGTGCTAATCGTCATCGCCATCATCTTCCTGTTCCTGCGCGACTGGCGGGCGACGCTGATCCCGGCCGTCACCTTGCCGGTCTCGCTGATCGGCGCCTTTGCCGCGATCTGGCTCGCCGGCTTCTCGGTCAACATCCTCACCCTGCTGGCCCTGGTTCTGGCCACCGGCATGGTTGTCGATGACGCCATCGTCGTGCTCGAAAACATCGTCCGCAAGCGCAATGAGGGCATGGGCGTGCGCGCCGCGGCCGTGATGGGCACCGGGGAAGTATTCTTCGCCGTCATCACCACCACCGCGACGCTTGCCGCCGTCTTCATCCCGATTTCGTTCCTGCCGGGGCAGGCGGGCGGATTGTTCACCGAATTCGGCTTCGTGCTGGCCTTTACGGTGATGATTTCCAGCGTTGTCGCCCTGACCCTGTGCCCAATGCTGGCTTCGCGCCTGATCAAGCGGCGCGACATGAGCGCCGAAGGCGGCAGGCAGAGCGCCTTCGTCACCCTCGGCCAGCGCATGTCGCGGGGCTATGCGGCGCTGTTGCGGCGCGCGCTCGATGCACCGCTGATCGTCGTGGTGATTGCGCTGCTGACCGCCGGATCGGCGCTGGCTCTGCTGGGTTCGATCCCGCAGGAGCTTACCCCGCCGGAAGACCGGGCCCTGGCCCTGATGCGGATTTCGGCGCCCCAGGGCGTCAGTCTTGATTACACCCGCGCCCGGATGACCGAAATCGAGCGCCTGGTCGAGCCGCTGCGCGAAAGCGGCGAAGTCCAGAACATCTTTGCCATTGCCGGCAATGGCGGCTCGGCCAATTCCGGC
This window harbors:
- a CDS encoding efflux RND transporter periplasmic adaptor subunit; this translates as MKLWKQLLLSLLLLAVAFVGWSWLYPGSHDVLARNGLERISLFAPAEGEAKSNAAAAPGAAGRGRGRGPREALVIVAPVGEGLVNDKLTSIGTGQAVRSVSVKTLVAGQIAEIPVRPGGKVERGDVLIRLDAAEEELAVERARLTVNDAKAKVDRLQSLVASRAASSVEADQAQNAFEAAQVALKEAELDLSRRTVTAPISGSLGILAVNIGDYVTSQSEIASIDDRSEILIEFFVPERFTSGMQVGKQVTAVAISRPGEVFEGEIFAVDNRVDQASRTLRVRARIANSDDSLRAGMSFEVTVGFEGERWPAVDPLAIQWDSTGSYVWRVQDSEASRVNVTIIQRNAETVLVRADLAAGDEVVTEGVQSVRPGAEVRVVGGSARPGAGQEPTAQRMAPDTTKAGDGA
- a CDS encoding efflux RND transporter permease subunit; translated protein: MTERDETPLDQSEANGAMETGGGTALMVRRPVLAMVISLLIVVAGLAGLYGAEIRELPDVDRPVITVTTDFSGAAPETVDRELTAVVEGAVARVSGVASMSSTSTLGRSRVTIEFTESTDLNVAASDVRDSLGRVTNNMPDGADDPRIVKADANSDPVMRLAVTSDRYDVQDMTILVEDLVVDRLAAVPGVADVNVYGDREKVFRVDIDPSRLAAFGLTLADLRSALSNVALDVPAGSLTARTSDIVVRATADVTTPEGFENLYINDRVKFRDVATVTLGANPGESSLRANGRTGIGIGIIRQAASNTLEISQGVKTAIGGIQAILPEGVDIRVTSDDATFISGAIDEVRSTLILAVLIVIAIIFLFLRDWRATLIPAVTLPVSLIGAFAAIWLAGFSVNILTLLALVLATGMVVDDAIVVLENIVRKRNEGMGVRAAAVMGTGEVFFAVITTTATLAAVFIPISFLPGQAGGLFTEFGFVLAFTVMISSVVALTLCPMLASRLIKRRDMSAEGGRQSAFVTLGQRMSRGYAALLRRALDAPLIVVVIALLTAGSALALLGSIPQELTPPEDRALALMRISAPQGVSLDYTRARMTEIERLVEPLRESGEVQNIFAIAGNGGSANSGFMVLALAPWGERERPQAEIVADLNRAVSTVPGLRAFAIQPNSLGIRGAGNGLQFAFVGNNYDELADVAQEMVDKLEQDPRYSQIQLSYETTQPQISVQIDRARASDLGVDIDGLAQALQALLDGSEVAQVFIEDRSYPVKLMSTTNPINDPTDLESIYLKAGDGRIVPMSTIASLTEKAVAPDLRRESQMRSVSITAGLTPGFALGEAWSNAVELAEPLMPGGVRIVPLAEAATLDQSSNDMLITFGIAIIVVLLVLAAQFESFVSAFIIISTVPLGLACAIFAMAFTGGSLNVYSQIGLVLLVGVMAKNGILIVEFANQLRNSGMDIREAIEEASNIRLRPVMMTMISTVLGSVPLLLAFGAGAEARVALGWVIVGGLGLAMIATLFLTPVAYLLLARFATPSAEEERRLDRELREADHMASRRAGQQELSPGE